In the Pirellulales bacterium genome, one interval contains:
- the hisH gene encoding imidazole glycerol phosphate synthase subunit HisH, with translation MIAIVDYGMGNLRSVQKGFAKVGHEAEIVADAAALERADKIVLPGVGAFADAMDELHRRGLVEPLRKLVGDGRPFLGICLGLQLLFETGFEDGRHEGLGIFAGEVVRFDLPHEFKVPHMGWNQLEIRRPAPVLAGLPPDTYVYFVHSYYVVPKDPAIVATETTYGRPFCSMIWQKNVFATQFHPEKSQADGLKILANFAAL, from the coding sequence ATGATTGCGATCGTCGATTACGGGATGGGCAACCTGCGGAGCGTGCAAAAGGGCTTCGCCAAGGTCGGGCACGAGGCCGAGATCGTGGCCGACGCGGCGGCCCTTGAGCGGGCCGACAAGATCGTGCTGCCGGGCGTCGGGGCCTTTGCCGACGCGATGGACGAGCTGCATCGTCGCGGGCTGGTCGAGCCGCTGCGCAAGCTGGTCGGCGACGGCCGGCCCTTTCTCGGCATCTGCCTCGGCCTGCAGTTGCTGTTTGAAACCGGCTTCGAAGACGGCCGGCACGAGGGGCTGGGCATCTTTGCCGGCGAGGTCGTGCGGTTCGACTTGCCGCACGAATTCAAGGTGCCGCACATGGGGTGGAACCAGTTGGAGATCCGCCGCCCGGCGCCGGTGCTCGCGGGGTTGCCGCCGGATACTTACGTCTATTTCGTGCATTCCTACTACGTGGTGCCCAAGGATCCCGCGATCGTGGCGACCGAGACCACCTACGGTCGCCCGTTCTGTTCGATGATCTGGCAGAAGAACGTGTTCGCCACGCAGTTCCATCCGGAAAAGAGCCAGGCCGACGGCCTCAAGATCCTGGCCAACTTCGCAGCGCTGTAG
- a CDS encoding OmpA family protein, with translation MDRAGPLLLTSLALAWACGCTQQNPYLAGGQPSLAQQQQQLLQQQQAALQPQMQQAQLAMTQQNQELMSRISALDRDNQELDSLLAQARQQNQIYAEQLTALRDQLGGAAQQLAQTRQQQQQAEQRAQTLAASSRRRTGASISANNSLQEALPVITVPGVETRFDGDVIRIELPADLVFEPGTNRLLPQASATIDLVAAEVLRLHGRQLIGVEGHTDSDPPTNPQWVNNHQLSVGRALAVYDYLVSRTQLRPDQMFIVGHGANHPVVSNATPAGKARNRRVELVIYPERLPGR, from the coding sequence ATGGATCGTGCCGGCCCACTGCTGTTGACGAGTCTCGCGCTGGCCTGGGCTTGCGGCTGCACGCAACAGAACCCTTATCTGGCGGGCGGGCAACCGAGCCTCGCGCAGCAGCAGCAACAACTGTTGCAGCAGCAACAGGCCGCGCTGCAGCCCCAGATGCAACAGGCGCAGCTCGCCATGACGCAGCAAAACCAGGAGCTGATGTCGCGGATCAGCGCGCTCGACCGCGACAACCAGGAGCTCGATTCGCTGTTGGCCCAAGCGCGGCAGCAGAACCAGATCTATGCCGAGCAGCTCACGGCGCTGCGCGATCAGTTGGGCGGCGCGGCGCAGCAATTGGCCCAAACGCGCCAGCAGCAACAACAAGCCGAACAACGCGCGCAAACGCTCGCGGCCTCCTCCCGCCGGCGTACGGGCGCTTCGATCAGCGCCAACAACAGCCTGCAGGAAGCTTTGCCGGTGATCACCGTGCCGGGCGTCGAGACGCGGTTCGACGGCGACGTGATTCGCATCGAGCTGCCCGCCGACCTGGTGTTCGAACCGGGTACAAATCGGTTGCTGCCGCAAGCCAGCGCGACGATCGACCTGGTGGCCGCCGAGGTGCTGCGGCTGCACGGCCGGCAGCTCATCGGCGTCGAAGGCCATACGGACAGCGACCCGCCGACGAATCCGCAATGGGTCAACAACCACCAGCTTTCCGTGGGACGGGCCCTGGCCGTGTATGATTACCTGGTGAGCCGCACCCAGCTTCGGCCCGACCAGATGTTCATCGTCGGCCACGGAGCGAATCACCCGGTGGTGTCGAATGCCACCCCGGCTGGCAAGGCGCGAAATCGCCGCGTCGAGCTGGTCATCTATCCCGAGCGTCTGCCGGGACGTTAA
- a CDS encoding A24 family peptidase, which produces MTLELVLAAVWGLLLGAVVNVAVARLAWTRVGASPWWTAPASLPRRSFWTRVPVLGWFVLRGEASHWGTAFWVRPLLLELGTAAGVAGLYWLEVVDRALLPATVKLVPPPNLATIVHVQFLAHSLLLALMLAAAVIDLDELIIPDSITIPGTLAGLAMGATWPWMHLPILDEAGEFTWLAIAAPQPWPAALDAPGGQTLALGLACVWIWCLGLLPRPWRLRRGWGVALRLLYARMLRSALTPWILALGGVVSAAVVGGWAIGGETWRGLLTSLVGLFGGGLIVWVVRVVGTAALGREAMGFGDVTLLGMIGAFLGWQTCVLVFFLAPFMGILLGVLQYVARRETVMPYGPFLCLAAAGAIAGWRGLWEWAESIFALGWIVPAALTACMGTMGGLLLLYRALSEWAVRKRP; this is translated from the coding sequence ATGACGCTTGAACTGGTGCTGGCCGCGGTGTGGGGACTGCTCCTGGGAGCGGTGGTCAATGTGGCTGTCGCCCGCCTGGCCTGGACGCGCGTCGGCGCGAGCCCTTGGTGGACCGCGCCCGCGTCCTTGCCGCGCCGCTCTTTCTGGACGCGGGTGCCGGTCTTGGGGTGGTTCGTCCTGCGGGGCGAAGCGAGCCACTGGGGCACTGCGTTTTGGGTACGACCGCTGCTGCTCGAGTTGGGCACCGCGGCGGGGGTAGCCGGCCTTTACTGGCTCGAAGTGGTCGATCGCGCGCTGCTGCCCGCGACGGTAAAACTCGTCCCGCCGCCGAACCTGGCGACGATCGTCCACGTGCAGTTCCTGGCCCACTCGCTGCTCTTGGCCCTGATGCTGGCGGCGGCGGTGATCGACCTCGACGAATTGATCATTCCCGATTCGATCACGATTCCTGGCACGCTCGCCGGGCTGGCGATGGGTGCAACCTGGCCCTGGATGCACTTGCCGATCCTCGACGAGGCGGGCGAGTTCACCTGGCTCGCCATCGCCGCGCCGCAGCCGTGGCCCGCCGCACTCGATGCCCCCGGCGGCCAGACACTGGCGCTGGGGCTGGCCTGCGTTTGGATCTGGTGCCTGGGCTTGCTGCCTCGCCCCTGGCGTTTGCGGCGCGGGTGGGGGGTGGCGCTGCGACTGCTCTACGCGCGCATGCTGCGCTCGGCGCTGACACCGTGGATCTTGGCGCTCGGCGGAGTCGTCTCGGCAGCGGTCGTGGGCGGCTGGGCGATCGGCGGTGAGACTTGGCGCGGACTGCTGACTTCGCTGGTGGGCTTGTTCGGCGGAGGCTTAATCGTCTGGGTCGTGCGCGTGGTTGGCACCGCTGCGCTGGGGCGCGAGGCGATGGGTTTCGGCGACGTCACGTTGCTGGGCATGATCGGCGCTTTCCTGGGCTGGCAGACCTGCGTGCTGGTGTTCTTCCTGGCGCCGTTCATGGGCATCCTGTTGGGCGTGTTGCAATATGTCGCCCGCCGCGAGACGGTGATGCCCTATGGCCCGTTCTTGTGTCTGGCCGCGGCCGGCGCGATCGCCGGCTGGCGAGGCCTGTGGGAATGGGCCGAATCGATCTTTGCCCTGGGGTGGATCGTGCCTGCGGCGTTGACCGCGTGCATGGGCACCATGGGCGGGTTATTACTCCTGTATCGCGCACTTTCAGAGTGGGCAGTTCGCAAGCGCCCATAA
- a CDS encoding shikimate kinase, which yields MMNVVLIGLRGAGKTTVARALAARLGWQAIDLDDEIERRAGCSIAEIFARQGEPAFRDLESQCLAEWIERPEVVLATGGGVVTRSENRARLQARPRVVWLSAPAETLASRLAGDASTAARRPALTALSGVEELRQLLEQRRDWYAQCARLTLDATTAPPKELAEQILTVWNLSPGTEAP from the coding sequence GTGATGAACGTCGTCCTGATCGGGTTGCGAGGTGCGGGCAAGACCACCGTGGCCCGCGCCCTGGCCGCGCGCCTGGGATGGCAGGCCATCGACTTGGACGACGAGATCGAACGCCGTGCGGGCTGCTCGATTGCCGAGATCTTTGCCCGCCAAGGCGAGCCGGCCTTTCGCGACCTGGAAAGCCAGTGTCTCGCCGAATGGATCGAGCGGCCCGAGGTGGTGCTGGCCACCGGCGGCGGCGTAGTCACGCGGTCCGAGAACCGCGCTCGCTTGCAGGCGCGGCCGCGGGTCGTATGGCTGTCGGCCCCCGCCGAGACGCTTGCCTCGCGACTCGCCGGCGATGCTTCGACCGCTGCGCGTCGGCCGGCGTTGACCGCGTTAAGCGGCGTCGAGGAACTACGCCAGTTGCTCGAACAGCGCCGCGATTGGTACGCCCAATGCGCCCGGCTGACGCTCGACGCCACGACGGCGCCGCCCAAGGAGTTGGCCGAACAGATCCTGACGGTCTGGAACTTGTCACCTGGCACGGAGGCGCCATGA
- the aroE gene encoding shikimate dehydrogenase, whose product MICVSIGRGRHRHMIAEHRHLAELGAQLVELRLDYINGPVNLRRLLADRPCPVIITCRRAADGGKWSGSEESRQLLLRSAIAEGVEYVDLEDDIAAQIPRFGKTKRIVSLHDFRRTPEDLDELIQRLGALDADIVKIAAMANRPHDNVRMLHAMRRAKVPTVGLCMGDIGTPSRILAARFGAPFTYSTFSHERALAPGQLSFQQMREIYHYDSLGPETKVFGVIADPVGHSLSPVIHNAAFEHDEFDAVYVPFRVSKQDLNQFLDEAPSLGVVGLSVTIPHKETVIRKLSKVDGATRRVGAANTIVWEDGALVGHNTDYRAAMDSLESAMGEAGGEVSPVRGKTILILGAGGVARVMAHGFQRRGAEVLVASRTSDRADRLAEKVHCKAIDWAARYAVTADVLINCTPVGMHPNVDETPYDKHHLRPSMVVFDTVYNPESTLLIKEARARSCTVVTGVDMFIRQAALQYKLFTGREAPLAAMRDALRRAIGPARS is encoded by the coding sequence ATGATTTGCGTCAGCATTGGTCGCGGCCGGCACCGCCATATGATTGCCGAACATCGGCACCTGGCCGAACTCGGCGCGCAATTGGTCGAGTTGCGGCTCGACTACATTAACGGGCCGGTAAATCTCCGCCGGTTGCTGGCCGATCGGCCCTGCCCGGTGATCATCACCTGCCGCCGCGCGGCGGACGGCGGCAAGTGGAGCGGCAGTGAAGAGTCACGGCAGTTGCTGCTCCGCTCGGCGATTGCCGAAGGCGTCGAATACGTCGATCTCGAAGACGACATCGCGGCGCAGATTCCGCGGTTCGGCAAGACCAAGCGGATCGTCAGCCTGCACGATTTTCGGCGCACGCCGGAAGATCTCGACGAGCTGATCCAGCGGCTCGGGGCGCTCGATGCCGATATCGTCAAGATTGCGGCCATGGCCAACCGCCCTCATGACAACGTGCGGATGCTCCACGCCATGCGCCGCGCCAAGGTGCCGACAGTCGGCCTCTGCATGGGCGACATCGGTACCCCTTCACGGATCCTCGCCGCCAGATTTGGCGCGCCGTTCACCTACTCGACGTTCAGCCACGAACGGGCCCTCGCCCCTGGGCAGCTCAGCTTTCAGCAGATGCGCGAGATCTACCATTACGACAGCCTTGGTCCGGAGACCAAGGTCTTCGGCGTGATTGCCGACCCGGTCGGTCACAGCCTGAGTCCGGTGATCCACAACGCGGCGTTCGAGCATGACGAGTTCGACGCGGTGTACGTGCCGTTTCGCGTGTCGAAGCAAGACCTGAACCAGTTTCTCGACGAGGCCCCCAGCCTGGGCGTCGTCGGGCTGAGCGTGACGATTCCGCACAAGGAAACCGTGATCCGCAAGCTGTCGAAAGTCGACGGGGCGACGCGTCGCGTCGGCGCAGCCAACACGATCGTGTGGGAAGACGGCGCCCTGGTGGGCCACAACACCGATTATCGCGCGGCGATGGACAGCCTCGAATCGGCGATGGGTGAGGCGGGCGGCGAGGTCAGCCCCGTACGCGGCAAGACTATCTTGATTCTGGGCGCCGGCGGCGTGGCCCGGGTCATGGCGCATGGCTTTCAACGCCGCGGGGCCGAGGTATTGGTCGCCAGCCGTACCAGCGATCGGGCCGATCGCCTCGCCGAAAAAGTGCACTGCAAGGCCATCGACTGGGCGGCCCGGTATGCGGTCACAGCCGACGTGCTGATCAATTGCACGCCGGTGGGCATGCATCCCAACGTCGACGAAACGCCTTACGACAAGCATCATCTGCGCCCCTCGATGGTCGTGTTCGACACCGTCTACAATCCCGAGAGCACGTTGCTGATCAAAGAGGCGCGGGCCCGGAGTTGCACGGTGGTGACCGGCGTCGATATGTTCATTCGCCAGGCGGCTCTGCAATACAAGTTGTTCACCGGGCGCGAGGCTCCGCTGGCGGCCATGCGCGACGCCTTGCGTCGAGCGATTGGCCCGGCGCGGTCGTAA
- the mutL gene encoding DNA mismatch repair endonuclease MutL, whose protein sequence is MPRIQQLSPSVVNKIAAGEVIERPASVVKELVENAIDAGARRIDVAVDRGGVEVIRVTDDGCGIAADELALALTSHATSKIREADDLFHVRTLGFRGEALASIAEVSRLLLRSRTADDPAGAEIEVVAGQRTGPTPCGCPQGTTIEVSSLFCNTPVRRKFLRSTQTEFGHLTEAFLRQVLAYPEIHFTLRHHDRTVYDLPATDQWTDRIAAVLGPELVAGLIPVESVDEQVRLWGYVAHPSHSRSHAKMQYLFLNGRHIRDRSLQHALGEAYRGLLLTGRYPISILQMTMPPEMVDVNVHPTKLEVRFLDSGRIYSQLLSTLRTRFLSADLSTQLRPPETEQPGDAAHDPAQAERFREQVIQWAQGGSAAASRMVQVEPRRPLTLNRIDDAAAWRQSSTPAARSGQGASPAQGEHAPTIVPAAVGFAELEATVAGDLPTSLDPAHDVAVPAMQVHNRYLVVEEDQGIVVIDQHALHERILYEQFRARLDSGTLESQMLLVPEPVDLGPSQAARLLEHRDELARLGVKVEPFGGGTVLVTGHPAMLAASPVAEVLRSLVTQLESGAHRPQMGDLVDELLHMMACKAAVKAGDRLSAEEIQALLAQRHLVHDTHHCPHGRPTALVLSREELDKQFKRT, encoded by the coding sequence ATGCCGCGGATTCAGCAGCTATCGCCGAGCGTGGTGAATAAGATCGCCGCCGGCGAGGTGATCGAGCGGCCCGCGAGCGTCGTCAAAGAGCTCGTCGAGAACGCCATCGATGCCGGCGCGCGGCGGATCGACGTGGCCGTCGATCGCGGCGGCGTCGAGGTGATTCGCGTGACCGACGACGGCTGCGGGATCGCGGCCGACGAGTTGGCCTTGGCCCTCACCAGCCATGCCACGAGCAAGATTCGCGAGGCGGACGATTTGTTCCACGTCCGCACGTTGGGCTTTCGCGGCGAGGCCCTGGCCTCGATCGCCGAGGTCAGCCGGCTGTTGCTGCGCAGCCGCACGGCCGACGATCCGGCCGGCGCGGAAATCGAAGTCGTCGCCGGCCAACGCACCGGCCCGACGCCTTGCGGTTGTCCCCAGGGCACGACGATCGAGGTCTCGAGCCTGTTCTGCAACACGCCTGTGCGACGCAAGTTCCTGCGGTCGACGCAGACCGAATTTGGCCATCTGACCGAGGCCTTTTTGCGGCAGGTGCTGGCCTATCCGGAGATTCATTTCACGCTCAGGCACCATGACCGCACGGTTTACGATCTGCCCGCCACCGACCAGTGGACCGACCGCATTGCCGCCGTGCTCGGGCCGGAACTGGTGGCCGGACTGATCCCCGTTGAAAGCGTCGACGAACAGGTGCGGCTCTGGGGCTACGTGGCCCATCCCAGCCACAGCCGCAGCCACGCCAAGATGCAGTATCTGTTTCTCAATGGCCGGCACATTCGCGACCGCTCGCTGCAGCACGCTCTGGGCGAGGCCTATCGCGGCCTGCTGCTCACCGGGCGGTACCCGATCTCGATCCTACAGATGACGATGCCGCCCGAGATGGTCGACGTCAACGTGCATCCGACCAAGCTCGAGGTGCGGTTTCTCGACTCGGGCCGCATTTACAGCCAGTTGCTCTCCACGCTGCGGACCCGGTTTTTATCGGCCGATCTCAGCACACAGTTGCGCCCGCCCGAGACCGAGCAGCCGGGCGACGCCGCGCACGATCCGGCCCAGGCCGAGCGTTTTCGCGAGCAGGTGATTCAATGGGCCCAGGGCGGCTCCGCTGCGGCGTCGCGCATGGTACAGGTCGAGCCGCGGCGACCGCTGACCTTGAATCGCATCGACGACGCCGCAGCCTGGCGACAGTCGAGCACGCCTGCGGCGCGCAGCGGGCAGGGGGCGTCGCCTGCCCAAGGTGAGCATGCCCCGACGATTGTCCCGGCGGCCGTGGGCTTTGCGGAGTTGGAGGCGACCGTCGCCGGCGACCTACCTACGAGCCTGGACCCTGCGCACGACGTGGCCGTTCCGGCGATGCAGGTGCACAATCGCTACCTGGTCGTCGAGGAAGATCAGGGCATCGTGGTCATCGATCAGCACGCGCTCCATGAGCGGATTCTGTACGAGCAGTTTCGCGCCCGGCTGGATTCTGGCACGCTCGAATCGCAGATGTTGCTGGTGCCCGAGCCTGTCGATCTGGGTCCCAGCCAGGCTGCGCGGCTGCTGGAGCACCGCGACGAGTTGGCGCGGTTGGGGGTCAAGGTCGAGCCCTTCGGCGGCGGAACGGTGCTCGTGACTGGCCATCCGGCGATGCTGGCCGCCAGTCCCGTGGCCGAGGTGCTGCGATCGCTCGTGACTCAGCTCGAGTCGGGCGCCCACCGCCCGCAGATGGGCGATCTGGTCGATGAGCTGTTGCACATGATGGCGTGCAAAGCGGCGGTCAAGGCGGGCGATCGCCTGTCGGCCGAAGAGATCCAGGCCTTGCTGGCCCAGCGGCACCTGGTGCACGACACGCACCACTGCCCGCACGGACGCCCGACGGCGCTGGTCCTGTCGCGCGAAGAGCTCGACAAGCAGTTCAAACGGACCTAG
- a CDS encoding sigma-54 dependent transcriptional regulator → MVATEAQDQDAGPPLRVLIIDNDEPHAQAVAESLERVGYNCTVATSGAAGVQRIEQQTFDVIITDLVMSDVDGLGILARAKQDLPEAEVILVTGHGSVPSAVQAMQQGAFNYLLKPLDIGQLRAVTEKACANQRLRRTNAELNRRLDERFGFEGVIGSSPQMNEVIDRLKRIAPTNASVLIQGETGTGKELVAQAIHQNSPRKNKPFVALNCAALSENILESELFGHVKGAFTDASTDRIGKFEYAHGGTLFLDEVGDMPMATQIKLLRVLESGEITRVGSNDPINVNVRILSATNRNLETAIAAGTFRSDLYHRLKVVTIVLPRLVERAADIPLLIEHFIKQFARRHDKPVKSMSTAARRRLMAYDWPGNVRQLRNVIESMVVVDYDGVLDLDDLPQELVETGATPPHAGDGRGSTFGSLVGQSLEEVERMFITETLRATGGNREEAAAMLGIGERTLYRKIKQFGLS, encoded by the coding sequence ATGGTGGCCACGGAAGCTCAGGATCAGGACGCCGGACCTCCGCTCCGCGTGCTGATCATCGACAACGACGAACCCCATGCGCAGGCCGTGGCCGAGAGCCTGGAACGAGTCGGCTACAACTGCACCGTCGCCACGAGCGGCGCCGCGGGCGTCCAGCGCATCGAACAGCAGACGTTCGACGTCATCATTACCGATCTGGTGATGAGCGACGTCGACGGCCTGGGCATTCTGGCCCGGGCCAAGCAAGACTTGCCCGAGGCCGAAGTGATTCTCGTCACCGGCCACGGTTCGGTCCCCTCGGCCGTACAGGCGATGCAACAGGGGGCTTTCAACTACCTGCTCAAGCCGCTCGACATCGGCCAGTTGCGGGCCGTCACCGAAAAGGCCTGCGCCAATCAACGCCTGCGGCGGACCAACGCCGAGTTGAACCGTCGGCTCGACGAGCGATTCGGTTTCGAGGGCGTGATCGGTTCGAGCCCCCAGATGAACGAAGTGATCGACCGGCTCAAGCGGATCGCGCCGACCAATGCCAGCGTGCTGATCCAGGGCGAGACGGGCACCGGCAAGGAGCTCGTGGCCCAGGCCATTCATCAGAACAGCCCGCGGAAGAACAAGCCGTTCGTGGCGCTCAACTGCGCCGCGCTCAGCGAAAACATCCTCGAGAGCGAGCTGTTTGGACACGTCAAAGGCGCGTTTACCGACGCCTCGACCGATCGTATCGGCAAGTTCGAGTATGCCCACGGCGGTACGCTGTTTCTCGACGAAGTCGGCGACATGCCGATGGCCACGCAAATCAAGCTGCTGCGCGTGCTGGAAAGCGGCGAGATTACCCGCGTGGGCTCGAACGATCCGATCAACGTCAACGTGCGGATTCTATCGGCCACGAATCGCAACCTGGAGACAGCGATCGCCGCGGGGACCTTTCGCAGCGATTTGTATCATCGCCTCAAGGTCGTGACGATCGTCCTGCCGCGGTTGGTGGAACGTGCGGCCGATATCCCATTGTTGATCGAGCACTTCATCAAGCAGTTTGCCCGCCGGCACGACAAGCCGGTCAAGTCGATGAGCACCGCCGCGCGGCGCCGGCTGATGGCCTACGACTGGCCCGGCAATGTGCGCCAGTTGCGCAACGTGATCGAGAGCATGGTCGTGGTCGATTACGACGGCGTGCTCGACCTGGACGATCTGCCGCAGGAATTGGTCGAAACCGGCGCGACCCCGCCGCATGCCGGCGACGGGCGGGGCTCGACGTTTGGCAGCCTGGTGGGCCAATCGCTCGAGGAAGTCGAGCGGATGTTCATCACCGAGACGCTTCGCGCCACGGGCGGCAATCGCGAGGAGGCGGCGGCCATGCTCGGCATCGGCGAGCGGACTTTGTATCGTAAGATCAAGCAATTCGGACTGAGCTGA
- a CDS encoding sensor histidine kinase, producing MTAQRQPQPADPATALDRYTEIATLAGGLAHEIKNPLSTIRLNLELLAEDFADAETPRERRALAKIRTVERECQRLQNVLDDFLNFAKLRNLKLEPSDLNEQVLKLWDFFRPQAEECKIELVPYLASDLPPVLLDREVFRAALLNLVINAQQAMPAGGQLMVRTQRTDEGVVLQLIDTGVGMSAETAARVFEAFFSTKPGGSGLGLPTTRRIVEAHGGTIAVQSEPGRGTQFTLTLPPAS from the coding sequence ATGACTGCCCAGCGCCAACCGCAACCGGCCGATCCGGCCACGGCCCTCGATCGCTACACCGAGATCGCCACGCTGGCTGGCGGGTTGGCCCACGAGATCAAGAACCCGCTGTCGACGATCCGCCTGAATCTCGAATTGCTGGCCGAGGATTTTGCCGACGCGGAGACGCCGCGGGAACGGCGAGCGCTGGCCAAGATTCGCACGGTCGAGCGCGAATGCCAGCGGCTGCAAAACGTGCTCGACGACTTTCTCAACTTCGCCAAGCTCCGCAATCTGAAGCTTGAGCCGAGCGACTTGAACGAGCAGGTGCTCAAGCTCTGGGATTTCTTCCGGCCGCAGGCCGAGGAATGCAAGATCGAGCTCGTGCCCTACCTGGCCAGCGATCTGCCGCCGGTGCTGCTGGATCGCGAGGTGTTTCGTGCGGCCTTGCTGAACCTGGTGATCAATGCCCAGCAAGCCATGCCCGCGGGAGGACAGCTCATGGTGCGCACGCAGCGCACCGACGAGGGCGTCGTGCTGCAGTTGATCGACACGGGCGTCGGCATGAGCGCCGAAACCGCGGCCCGGGTGTTTGAGGCTTTTTTCTCGACCAAGCCGGGCGGCTCGGGGTTGGGCTTGCCGACAACACGGCGGATCGTCGAAGCGCACGGCGGTACCATCGCCGTACAAAGCGAGCCGGGACGCGGCACGCAGTTCACACTTACGCTGCCGCCGGCCTCCTGA